The Feifania hominis DNA window GCCCGGCAGGAGTAGAGCTCCCGCGCCCGCCGGCAGCCCGCCTCGTGGGCTGCCGCGGCGTCGCCGGCAAAGGCGGCGACAATGTGTTTGTCGTCGTCGAGCAGGACGTTGACGACAAAGCGCAGCCCCGCGAGCCGCGCTGCGGCGCACATGTCCTCGTGAATGGGGTTGCCCTCGAGAATGCCGGTGCGCGCCCGCGCGGAGCCGATGAGCGCCGAGCAGTGGTTCGTCATCACACTTTTGGCGCTTGCAATGCCGGGCAGAATGCTCTTGCGTCCGCCGGAGAAACCCGCGAAGAAGTGGGGCTCAATAAACCCGTCCGCGACGATCAGATCGGCCCAGCCCACAAGGGGGTTTACCGACAGCTTGCAGCCCGAGGGCAGCGTGCCGAGCGGGAGCATCCCGGGGGCGGCCGCATCGTGCACGAGAAACTCCTCGCGGTCGACGAGCTCCTGCGTGAATTTTTCGGTGAGCTCCCGGCGCGTGGTGCCGCGGTGGACGCCGGTCGCCACGAGAATTTTGATCTCGGCGGCAGGGTTTCCGGCGCGGATCTCGTCGAGCATCGGCGGCAGCGTGATGTGGGAGGGAACCGGGCGTGTGTGGTCGCTTGTGATGACAAGGACTCTCTGCGCGCCGCGCGCGAGCTCGCGCAGCCGCTCGCAGCCGACGGGGTTTGCGAGAGCCTGCGCCACAAGGGAGCGCCCGTCGCCGTCCGCCTGCGGCGGGTCGCAGCGCACAACGCCGCGCAGCTCGCTCTCCTCACAGGAGAAAGGCAGGCTCGCCGCGGCATAGGGAATGGCAAACGTCTTCATGATAAAACTCCTTTCGAAGCGCGGTCTGTCGGTGTGAGACAATCGGTCAGAGTCATTGTACCACAGAAGCGCGGCGCTGAACAGAATGAGAGCGCCGCCCATATGGACGGCGCTCCCGCGCATCTGTTATTCCAGAATATACGCCCGGACCTTTCTCACGCCGAACGCCTTGCACTCGGCCGAGGTCTCCATAAACAGGTCGATCCGGTTGCCCTTGATGCCGCCGCCTGTGTCCTCCGCCACCGCGTACCCGTAGGCGACCTTGCCGTTCGGGTAGGTGATGTACATGCGGGTTCCATAGGGGATGACTTTCGGGTCTACGGCGACATAGCCGACCTGAACCGGTTTGCCGGTTGAGGTGATGTCGCCCCACTTGCCGCTCTCGCCATAGGTGTAGGCGGTTGCCTTGAGGTCAATGTAGTGCGAGTAGCGAAGCGCCTCGCCGCGGCTGGTACTGAACTCGCCGCCGACACCGTACTCGACGACGCCCTGGACGGGAGCCTTTGTGATCTCCTCAGAGACCACCTTGCTGCTGAGCAGCTGTCCATCCACAACCATGTTCTGAACGACCACGGTTGCAAGACCATTTTCACCTTTGACCTTTTCAACGGTTTTTCCTTTCGGGATTGTCTGGACGCCAAGCCTTTTTACGTCAAAGGGAATTTCGGTCTCTTCTGTTACGGTAACATAGTTTACCCGGTTGATGGTTACGTCAATTCCACTGTAGAGAAGATCGTTCGGGTTGTGGGTCATGATGTCGTACACGCCGAGCTCGATATCGGATTTGCTGAGCAGGTCGCGCACAGAGCCGCCGGTCATGTAGTAGACGGTTCTCGATCCGTCGCAGGTGAGGTAGACCGGGAAAGCCCGCTCTACCGACAGGTCGGCATAGAGCCCCTGATCGGCGTTTACCTTGACCGCATCGTAGGCAGAGAGCGTGAGGCCCGCCTCCTCGATGATGTCGTTCGGATCGTCCTTCATGGTTCTCACCACAATGGTGTTGTCCCCGTCGCGGATGGTGACGAACCGCGTCTGACTCACGGCGGCCGCTGTCACGGCGAGACTCACCGACAGCAGCAGGGTCAGCGCAACGGTCCGGCGGCACACAAACGCACCGAGGGTGCCTGCAGAGCGCCGAAAGAATTTCCGCGCCATGCGGAACAGGCGGCCAAAGGCCCCTCTGATCCGGCCTGCAAGCGTCTTGACAAATTGCATAGAATGCCTCCATTTCGTAAGACCGTGAAACGGGTCTGCCGTGTCTCACGGCCCTCGTTTTTGCGTATGAACCTAGTATTGCCAAAAAGACGGTTTCATACACTTTGGTGGAAGGCCAGCGTCATTTGCAAAATGAATTTGCCCCTCTATTATACTATAAAGTTTTGGAATAACAAACGTAAAATTGCACCAAATCAACTAAAAAATAGTGTGTAATTTGTACAAGAACACAAAATTTGGGCCAAATTCGAGCATTTTCTCCCACTTTTTCAAAAAATGTCCATGAAAACAATGTCTCTAAACAGAGGACAAATGAGAAAAAGATACCGCCTTCAGAGAACGGTGTCAAACGCGCTGACACGACCAAAATGGAAAGTCCTGTTTTACACTATGCCGGTTTTGAGAAAAAAGAGACCTCCAATTGTGCCCGTTGGGATACGGGGACTGTCGAACAGCGGGACTGAGGAAAGAAAAAGCGGATGCCTCTGGCGTCCGCTTTTTGTCGTATGAAATTTAGCGCTTGCTGAACTGCGGAGCGCGACGGGCTGCTTTGAGACCGTATTTCTTTCTCTCTTTCATTCTCGGGTCGCGGGTGAGGAAACCGGCCTTTTTGAGAATCGGGCGGTAGGCCTCTTCATCGACCTGGAGCAGAGCTCTCGACAGACCGTGGCGGATGGCGCCGGCCTGGCCGGAGACGCCGCCGCCGACCACTTTGGCGATCACGTCGAACTTGCCGGCGGTCTTGGTCGCCTCAAAGGGCTGGTTGACGATCAGCTTGAGCGTGTCGAGACCGAAGTAGTCGTCGATGTCTCTGCCGTTGATGGTGATGACGCCGGTGCCGGGGAGAATGCGCACTCTCGCAACCGAGCTCTTTCTTCTGCCGGTGCCGTAGAAATAGTTCTTGTCGTTATACATGTTCTCGCTCCTCCCTTATTTACCGATGTTCAGCGCTTCGGGCTTCTGGGCGTCATGGCCGTGAACGGCATCGTTGTAGACGCGCAGACGCTTGAGGCTGTGCCGGCCGATCGAATTTTTCGGGAGCATGCCTTTGACGGCGAGCTTGATCGCGAAGCCGGGGTTGTTCTGCATGATCTTGCTGTACTTGGTCTCTTTGAGACCGCCGACATAGCCGGAGTGGGTGTAGTAGATCTTCTGATCGAGCTTTTTGCCGGTCAGAACCACCTCGGCGGCGTTGATGACAATGACATTGTCACCGCAGTCGACGTGAGGGGTGTAGTCGGTCTTGTGTTTGCCGTTGAGAATGTGTGCGCACTCGGCGGCAAGGCGGCCCATGGACTTGCCCTTGGCGTCGATGATGTACCACTTGCGCTCAACAGTCTGGTTGTTTGCCATGAAAGTTGACATAGTAGTTCCCTCCTGAATCTATCTTGCAGTTTTATTAAAAACTCATAAAACAAGCCGATGGGCACATCGGCAAGTGCTATTATAACCAAGCTGCCCCAGGTTGTCAACACAAAAGTTCCAAATTTTTAATTTATGAGAGAAAAGGTCTCAAAATCTCTTAAATACGCCTGATATCGCCCGTTATCTCACACGTCATTTTTGTCATTTCGGTTGCGTGTCCCACACCGCCCTCTTATAATAAGGAGAGAATTTGGGGGTGGAACCGTGCAGAAGATGCTCAGCGTCATGCGAAAGGCCATTGACGACTACCAGATGATTGAAGACGGCGACCGCATCGCGGTCGGCGTCTCGGGCGGCAAGGACTCGCTTTGCGCCCTGAGCGTGCTCGCTGAGATGCGCCGCTTCTACCCGAGGCGCTATGAGCTGCGGGCGATCATGCTCGACATGGGCCTTGACAGAGAGGCCGACTTCAGCGCGATTGAGGCGTACTGCGCCGCCATCGATGTGCCGCTGACCATCGTGCGCACCGAGATCGGCCCTGTGATCTTCGATGTGCGAAAGGAGTCGAATCCCTGCGCGCTCTGCGCGAAGATGCGCCGCGGCGCGCTGCACGATGCGGCTCTGCGCGAGGGGTGCAAAAAAGTCGTGCTCGGCCACCACTTTGACGACGTGGTGGAGACTTTTGTGCTGAGTCTCTTCTTCGAGGGCAGGCTCTCCTGCTTTTCGCCGGTGACCTGGCTCGACCGCACCGGCATCACGCTTTTGCGCCCGATGATCTACATCCCCGAGCGCGAGATCAAGAGCTTTGTCCGGCGCATGGCGCTGCCGGTCTACCACAATCCCTGTCCCGCCAACGGCAACACCAAGCGCCAGTATGTCAAGGAGCTGCTGGCCACCCTGTCGGCCGACAACCGGGACCTGCGCGAGAAGATCTTCGGCGCGCTGTGCCGCTCGGGCATCGCCGGGTGGAAAGAACCGGTGGTGGGCCGCCGTACCCGGGCGGTTTTTCACAGAGAGAACGACGAAAAAGCGGAGCCGTAGGCTTCGCTTTTTTCATGCGCGTTGGCGCCGGCCGTGCCGGGATGAGACCGCTTGCCGGCGCCACGGCTTCAAATAATGTCGCCCGGGGAAAACGTCCCCCACACAGACGCAGACGGGCCCGCACCCCGCCTCTTTTGCAAAAAGACGCACCCGGGCGGCAAAGACTGCGTTCGGCCCCCTTTGTCGCGCCGCGCGCGCAGACATAAGATACCAGTGTGTCAGATAATCCTGACAAAAACACAACTGCTTTGCTTTCCGCGCTGCGGCGCGGTGGAAGGAGATTGAATATGGCTTGTATCAACAGCAACTGTGACTGCGGCACAAGCGCCTGCGACTGCTGCGGCTGCGCGGGAAACGCCTCGTCAAACTGCGGCTGCAACTGTGGCTGCAACAGAGGGCTCAACTGCAACACGAGCGCCTGTCGGCTTCTGGCCCAGCTGCTCGCCGCCGAAAACGACAACTCGTGCGGGTGCAACTGCGGCTGCAGCTGGGATTGCGGCTGCGGCTGTACAAACACCGCATCAACGGGCTGTGTCAGCACTGCCTCGACGGGTTGCGGCTGCACAAACTGCGGCTGCACCAGCGCCTTTTGACCCGCTGCGGGCGGCGGCCGCCCCGCCGCCCGCGCCCTGTTGAAGAATCCGCGGCGGTGTGTTAAACTTAAGACCGTTACCACTGCAATGAAACAGGGGGGAGACGGCCATGCCCGGTCTGGGTACGATAGTCAACACACTCGCCATACTCGCAGGCGCCCTTGTGGGCCTGCTCATTCGAAGAGGGCTGCCGGAGCATATCTCGGACAGCCTGACAAATGCCCTGGGCATCTCCACGCTGATGATCGGCATCTCGGGGACGCTCACGGGGCTCTTCCGGGTGAAGCCGGACGGTCTGCTCGACCGGGTGGACCTGCTGCTTCTGATCGTGTCGCTCGTGGTGGGTACGCTGATCGGCGAGCTATTGAACATCGACCGGGGCTTTGAGCGGGTCGGACAGTTCGCCGAGCGCCGGCTCGGGCGAAACGACGGACGCACGGGCCGCGCCTTTGTTGAGAGCTCGCTTTTGTTCTGCGTGGGCGCCATGGCCATTGTCGGCGCGATTGAGGATGGCCTCGCGGCCAATCCCACCACGCTCTACGCGAAATCGCTGCTCGACGGGGTCGCGTCCATCATCTATGCGTCGACGCTCGGCGCGGGCGTGCTGCTCTCGGCGGGTGCGGTGCTGCTCTACCAGGGAACCATCACCGTCGCCTCTTTCTTCATCAGCCAGTACATCAGCGATGCGCTCATGCTCCAGATCTCCATGATCGGCTCGGCCATCATCATCTGCATCGGGCTGAATCTGCTCGGGCTCAAGCGCATCAAAGTGGCCAATATGATCCCCGCCGTGCTCGTGCCGGTGGCATGGGCTCTCATCGGCGGCCTGTTTGGATAGAGCGGGCCCCCGCCGCAAGGCGGGGGCCTTTGTCTGCCTGTGACCGAACAGCCGGCTGCGGCATATACTGCGAGTGTAGGCCCAGGGCGGACCAACCGCCCATGAGAGGAGGCAAAACCATGTCCTACTGTTCCTGTCCCTGTATGGGGGAGCTGGAGCTGACGGTGCGAAACACCTGCGGCAGCCGCCCGTTTGACGGGGTGCCCTTTGAAGTGGTCAACTGTGACAACCCGAGTCTGCGCCGCGTACAGTGCACCGACGCCGGAGGCTGCGCGGTCTTTGAGGGACTTCCCTGCGGAAATTACTTTGTGCGTCCCGTCACGCGGGACAACTGCTTTAACAGCATCGCAAAAAAACAGTTTTTCCACATCGGAGAGTGCTGCCCGTCCGCCTGTGTGGTGTTCTATCTGGACAGCGTCATCCGCGAGGGTACGCTCGCGGTCAGTGTGGTCAGAGGAAAGAGCAACATCTACATAAGCGGTGTGACGGTCAATCTGCTCGACGAGTGCGGCCGCTGTCTTCGCAGCATGCAGACCGACTGCATGGGCAAGGCCGTGTTCTGCAATGTCCCCGTGGGAGACTATGTGGTCGAGAGCTGCAGCGTGCAGAGAAACGTCATGGTCTGCAGCAGCGACACCCGCCGGGTGCAGATCTCGGTGCCCGTCTGCGCGCCGCTGCGCGAGCACCGCTGCGACAAGTGCTGGGATAGCACACCGCCGCGTCCGCCGCAGTGCGACTGTCAGACGCCCTGTCTTCCGCCGCCCTGCTCCCCGCCGTGCACCTGGCCGCCGCGGGACACCGGCCGCTCGCCGGGCAGCTGCCCGCCGCCCGGCTACTGCGGGACCATGCGCTAGAGAAGACCGGAGAGAGCGGTTGCTCTCTCCGGTCTCTTGTTTTCGGCGGCGGATTATAGTATGATTTTCTACGGTATGTGGAAAATAACAGAGATTGAGCTGTGAGCGGAGGTGTGAGATGCAGATTCTGGTCGATGCGGACGCCTGCCCTGTCAAAGAGCAGATTGTGGCCGCCGCAAAGCGCTATGCCGTACCGGTGACGATGTTCGTCGACACCAGCCACATTCTCCGCGGCGACTTTCAGGTGGTCACGGTCGACCGCGCGCGTGACAGTGCCGACATCGCGCTTGCAAACGCCGTGCGCCCCGGGGACATCGTGGTCAGCCAGGACTATGGCGTGGCGGCGATGGCGCTGGCAAAGGGCGCCTGCGCGCTCAACCAGAACGGGCTTATCTACACCGATGAGAACATCGACTCTCTGCTTGCCGAGCGGCACTTTTCCGCCAGGGCCCGCGCAGCGGGACGGCGCGCCGGCGGACCGCCGAAGCGCACCGCCCGGCAGGACCGGCTCTTTGCCGAGGCGCTCGAGAGACTGCTGCAAAATAAAACAGATTGAGAGAAGACAGGATGAATTGTCCCAAGTGCAAAAGACCGATTGACGATTTTTACGGAATCTGCCAATACTGTGAGGCCGACAGGCCGGCAGGACCCGCCGATGAGCGGGACGAACACGCCGAGCGCCAGATGCGAAAGGCCAGAAGAAACGTCGCGATTGTCGCGGGAATCGTGCTTCTCTTCGCCGCGGCGGTCGTGGCCGCGGCTGTGTTTCTGTTCGGCGGCCGGGGCGCGGGCGACGGCGTATCAAAGGACATGCGCGCGCTCGGCCGCGAAATTCTCGCGGCCTGCGCAGACGCCGGTCTGCGCGAGCAGCTGGGGCTTGCCATGAGCGCCGACAGTCTCGATGGGGATGAGGACTACCTCTCCCTCAAGCAGAGCGCCGCCCGGCTGCGTGAGATGATGGGCACGCCCGACGAGGAGCTCTATGCCTACACGGTGGGCCGACTCGTGGTGGCGCTGCCCGCAGTGGGGCTCGCCGAGGTCTACCTCGGTGAGAACGGCGGCGCGGACGAGGAGTTCGACCAACTTCTCCTCACGACGGTCGAGCAGTTTGACGCGGCGCGGCGCGCGGTGGAAAAGGCCGCAGACAGCGAAGCGCTCGCCGATGCGGCGGCGCTGGTTGAAAAACTGGGGTGACAGAATGAGGAAGAGGGGT harbors:
- the larA gene encoding nickel-dependent lactate racemase, with protein sequence MKTFAIPYAAASLPFSCEESELRGVVRCDPPQADGDGRSLVAQALANPVGCERLRELARGAQRVLVITSDHTRPVPSHITLPPMLDEIRAGNPAAEIKILVATGVHRGTTRRELTEKFTQELVDREEFLVHDAAAPGMLPLGTLPSGCKLSVNPLVGWADLIVADGFIEPHFFAGFSGGRKSILPGIASAKSVMTNHCSALIGSARARTGILEGNPIHEDMCAAARLAGLRFVVNVLLDDDKHIVAAFAGDAAAAHEAGCRRARELYSCRAACASVVVTSNGGYPLDQNVYQTVKSMTAAESCVNEGGVILCAAACEDGSGGEEFVRWFSQSNGPRDVLDKIERIGADDTIADQWQAQILARVMTRASVALICEPKNREMVESMGLKWFADLDSAFAWAKNSLGERYDGVTVIPNGISVIVEEQ
- a CDS encoding 3D domain-containing protein codes for the protein MQFVKTLAGRIRGAFGRLFRMARKFFRRSAGTLGAFVCRRTVALTLLLSVSLAVTAAAVSQTRFVTIRDGDNTIVVRTMKDDPNDIIEEAGLTLSAYDAVKVNADQGLYADLSVERAFPVYLTCDGSRTVYYMTGGSVRDLLSKSDIELGVYDIMTHNPNDLLYSGIDVTINRVNYVTVTEETEIPFDVKRLGVQTIPKGKTVEKVKGENGLATVVVQNMVVDGQLLSSKVVSEEITKAPVQGVVEYGVGGEFSTSRGEALRYSHYIDLKATAYTYGESGKWGDITSTGKPVQVGYVAVDPKVIPYGTRMYITYPNGKVAYGYAVAEDTGGGIKGNRIDLFMETSAECKAFGVRKVRAYILE
- the rpsI gene encoding 30S ribosomal protein S9, translated to MYNDKNYFYGTGRRKSSVARVRILPGTGVITINGRDIDDYFGLDTLKLIVNQPFEATKTAGKFDVIAKVVGGGVSGQAGAIRHGLSRALLQVDEEAYRPILKKAGFLTRDPRMKERKKYGLKAARRAPQFSKR
- the rplM gene encoding 50S ribosomal protein L13, coding for MSTFMANNQTVERKWYIIDAKGKSMGRLAAECAHILNGKHKTDYTPHVDCGDNVIVINAAEVVLTGKKLDQKIYYTHSGYVGGLKETKYSKIMQNNPGFAIKLAVKGMLPKNSIGRHSLKRLRVYNDAVHGHDAQKPEALNIGK
- a CDS encoding tRNA 2-thiocytidine biosynthesis TtcA family protein — encoded protein: MLSVMRKAIDDYQMIEDGDRIAVGVSGGKDSLCALSVLAEMRRFYPRRYELRAIMLDMGLDREADFSAIEAYCAAIDVPLTIVRTEIGPVIFDVRKESNPCALCAKMRRGALHDAALREGCKKVVLGHHFDDVVETFVLSLFFEGRLSCFSPVTWLDRTGITLLRPMIYIPEREIKSFVRRMALPVYHNPCPANGNTKRQYVKELLATLSADNRDLREKIFGALCRSGIAGWKEPVVGRRTRAVFHRENDEKAEP
- a CDS encoding DUF554 domain-containing protein translates to MPGLGTIVNTLAILAGALVGLLIRRGLPEHISDSLTNALGISTLMIGISGTLTGLFRVKPDGLLDRVDLLLLIVSLVVGTLIGELLNIDRGFERVGQFAERRLGRNDGRTGRAFVESSLLFCVGAMAIVGAIEDGLAANPTTLYAKSLLDGVASIIYASTLGAGVLLSAGAVLLYQGTITVASFFISQYISDALMLQISMIGSAIIICIGLNLLGLKRIKVANMIPAVLVPVAWALIGGLFG
- a CDS encoding MSCRAMM family protein, which translates into the protein MSYCSCPCMGELELTVRNTCGSRPFDGVPFEVVNCDNPSLRRVQCTDAGGCAVFEGLPCGNYFVRPVTRDNCFNSIAKKQFFHIGECCPSACVVFYLDSVIREGTLAVSVVRGKSNIYISGVTVNLLDECGRCLRSMQTDCMGKAVFCNVPVGDYVVESCSVQRNVMVCSSDTRRVQISVPVCAPLREHRCDKCWDSTPPRPPQCDCQTPCLPPPCSPPCTWPPRDTGRSPGSCPPPGYCGTMR
- a CDS encoding YaiI/YqxD family protein, which produces MQILVDADACPVKEQIVAAAKRYAVPVTMFVDTSHILRGDFQVVTVDRARDSADIALANAVRPGDIVVSQDYGVAAMALAKGACALNQNGLIYTDENIDSLLAERHFSARARAAGRRAGGPPKRTARQDRLFAEALERLLQNKTD